The following are encoded in a window of Variovorax paradoxus genomic DNA:
- a CDS encoding FAD-dependent monooxygenase, translating into MTSTRTADAATGPVPPPSSATALPPSVGAFHYTRFAPRLPSLDADGMEPGSHPVVIAGGGPVGMALALGLANHGVRSVVLEADDTVCVGSRAACISRRSLEIVERLGALPAFLGKGLPWSVGRSFYKTAEVFRFEMPQDAQQKLPPMINLEQYYIEQYLLDEIERRNAATPGLVDIRWGTELTALAQDEDGVTLDVRNAEGAYRLRGQWLAACDGGQSFVRKSLGLALEGTGYEGRYVIIDIELHSGHPTERRAWFDPPWNPGSTVLMHRQPDDIWRIDYQLRAGQSTEDALQPAAVAEFVQRHLDAIGEGHLPWKTVWTSVYRAGAMTLDSYRHGRVVFAGNAAHAMPIFGVRGLNSGFDDADNLAWKLACVAKGLSGAALLDAYSQERIAAFHINAEAAMRSTEFMSPPSRGFDLLREAALSLSEAHRGIAQLINPRQTQAVRYDESALSSEGDALPAGPLPGEAMPEQPLAQGHLTDWIGPVFTLLVLRPDVASLPAADIAQAQQGALPFAVRTIGSLGSSDGTDAQASPAVFAALGASDGAVYLLRPDGHVAARWHRLPASALPAALARAAVATSQDISA; encoded by the coding sequence ATGACCTCCACCCGTACCGCCGACGCCGCCACCGGCCCCGTGCCGCCGCCGTCCTCCGCGACCGCGCTGCCGCCTTCGGTCGGCGCTTTCCACTACACGCGCTTCGCGCCGCGCCTCCCGTCGCTCGACGCCGACGGCATGGAGCCCGGCAGCCACCCCGTCGTGATCGCGGGCGGCGGCCCGGTGGGCATGGCGCTGGCGCTGGGGCTCGCCAACCACGGCGTGCGCAGCGTGGTGCTCGAGGCCGACGACACGGTCTGCGTGGGCAGCCGCGCGGCCTGCATCTCGCGCCGCAGCCTGGAGATCGTGGAGCGCCTGGGCGCGCTGCCGGCCTTCCTGGGCAAGGGCCTGCCGTGGAGCGTCGGGCGCAGCTTCTACAAGACGGCCGAGGTGTTCCGCTTCGAGATGCCGCAGGACGCGCAGCAGAAGCTGCCGCCGATGATCAACCTGGAGCAGTACTACATCGAGCAGTACCTGCTGGACGAAATCGAACGCCGCAACGCCGCGACACCGGGGCTCGTGGACATCCGCTGGGGCACCGAACTCACGGCGCTCGCGCAGGACGAGGACGGCGTGACGCTCGACGTGCGCAACGCCGAGGGCGCCTACCGCCTGCGCGGCCAGTGGCTCGCGGCCTGCGACGGCGGCCAGAGCTTCGTGCGCAAGTCGCTCGGGCTGGCGCTCGAGGGCACGGGCTACGAAGGCCGCTACGTGATCATCGACATCGAGCTGCACAGCGGCCACCCGACCGAGCGCCGGGCGTGGTTCGACCCGCCGTGGAACCCCGGCTCGACCGTGCTGATGCACCGCCAGCCCGACGACATCTGGCGCATCGACTACCAATTGCGCGCGGGGCAAAGCACCGAAGACGCGCTGCAGCCCGCGGCCGTGGCCGAGTTCGTGCAGCGCCACCTCGACGCCATCGGCGAAGGCCACCTGCCGTGGAAGACGGTGTGGACTTCGGTGTACCGCGCCGGCGCGATGACGCTCGACAGCTACCGCCACGGCCGTGTCGTGTTCGCGGGCAACGCGGCGCATGCGATGCCGATCTTTGGCGTGCGCGGCCTCAACTCGGGCTTCGACGACGCCGACAACCTGGCCTGGAAGCTGGCCTGCGTGGCCAAGGGCCTGTCGGGCGCGGCGCTGCTCGACGCGTACTCGCAGGAGCGCATCGCGGCCTTCCACATCAACGCCGAGGCCGCGATGCGCAGCACCGAGTTCATGTCGCCGCCCTCGCGCGGCTTCGACCTGCTGCGCGAGGCGGCGCTGTCGCTGTCCGAAGCGCACCGCGGCATCGCGCAGCTCATCAACCCGCGCCAGACGCAGGCCGTGCGCTACGACGAGTCGGCGCTGTCGAGCGAAGGCGATGCGCTGCCTGCCGGGCCGCTGCCGGGCGAGGCGATGCCCGAGCAGCCGCTCGCGCAAGGCCACCTGACCGACTGGATCGGCCCCGTGTTCACGCTGCTGGTGCTGCGGCCGGATGTGGCGTCGCTGCCCGCCGCTGACATCGCGCAGGCGCAGCAAGGCGCCTTGCCTTTCGCGGTGCGCACCATCGGCAGCTTGGGGAGCAGCGACGGCACTGATGCGCAGGCGTCGCCCGCTGTCTTTGCCGCGCTCGGCGCGAGCGATGGCGCGGTCTACCTGCTGCGCCCCGACGGCCACGTGGCCGCGCGCTGGCACCGTCTGCCGGCCAGCGCGTTGCCCGCCGCGCTGGCGCGTGCCGCTGTCGCCACTTCACAGGACATTTCCGCATGA
- a CDS encoding Bug family tripartite tricarboxylate transporter substrate binding protein, translated as MDRRTLLATLASGAAVAATPFAHAQDYPAQLIKWVVPYPAGGGTDVIARVLAEAMRQTLGQQIVVDNRPGASTNIGADLVAKSKPDGYTVLSADNAVLAFNEHLFSKLPFNPEKDFTYIGAIGKFPLALVVHPDFPAKTFKEFLAYVKANPGKVNYASPGNGSPHHLAMEMFKARTGTFITHIPYRGAAPAMADVMGGQVPCMFLDLASGLPIMQGNKVRVLAIGSGARSKRLPDVPTLAEVGVPNTEVFAFQGILGPAGLPAAVVNKLNSDLNKAFSTPAVQKRFDDFGMEAMPGTPAQFAALSRAESKRWGPIIKQAGIKLD; from the coding sequence ATGGATCGCCGCACCCTTCTCGCCACGCTCGCTTCCGGCGCCGCCGTGGCCGCCACCCCCTTCGCCCACGCACAGGACTATCCCGCGCAGCTCATCAAGTGGGTCGTGCCGTACCCCGCGGGCGGCGGCACCGACGTGATCGCACGCGTGCTGGCCGAGGCCATGCGCCAGACGCTGGGCCAGCAGATCGTGGTCGACAACCGCCCCGGCGCCTCGACCAACATCGGCGCCGACCTGGTCGCCAAGAGCAAGCCCGACGGCTACACGGTGCTCTCGGCCGACAACGCCGTGCTGGCCTTCAACGAGCACCTGTTCAGCAAGCTGCCGTTCAACCCCGAGAAAGACTTCACCTACATCGGCGCCATCGGCAAGTTTCCGCTCGCGCTGGTCGTGCACCCGGACTTCCCGGCCAAGACCTTCAAGGAGTTCCTAGCCTACGTGAAGGCCAACCCCGGCAAGGTCAACTACGCGTCGCCCGGCAACGGCTCGCCGCACCACCTGGCGATGGAAATGTTCAAGGCGCGCACCGGCACCTTCATCACCCACATTCCGTACCGCGGCGCGGCGCCGGCCATGGCCGACGTGATGGGCGGCCAGGTGCCATGCATGTTCCTGGACCTGGCCTCGGGCCTGCCGATCATGCAGGGCAACAAGGTGCGCGTGCTGGCCATCGGCTCGGGCGCGCGCAGCAAGCGTCTGCCCGACGTGCCGACGCTGGCCGAAGTGGGCGTGCCCAACACCGAGGTGTTCGCGTTCCAGGGCATCCTCGGCCCGGCCGGCCTGCCCGCCGCCGTGGTGAACAAGCTCAACAGCGACCTGAACAAGGCCTTCAGCACGCCGGCCGTGCAGAAGCGCTTCGACGACTTCGGCATGGAAGCGATGCCCGGCACGCCGGCGCAGTTCGCGGCGCTGTCGCGCGCGGAGTCGAAGCGCTGGGGGCCGATCATCAAGCAGGCCGGCATCAAGCTGGACTGA
- a CDS encoding TraB/GumN family protein has protein sequence MRILRALVAPLRLLSRGTDRPAPQRLLARLTRQALAGTGACFLAVAAHAAACPPSAIASLEKPGIGLRNGVDRGLLWRIERDGRTSWLYGTMHLGRGEWVRPGPTVQKAMAQSDTLALELDSRDEATVRALSQPADPAAVARVLSGERARRLERQNTEACVPPGSTARLPPILQVTTLTALAARADGLYAEFGVDETLAVSARNSNKPIVALENAADQLRWLTGGSEAEEAEQIDAMLDELESGRLRGQLKTLADIWARSDAARLARYPEWCECLNTPAEQRLMKRLLDDRNPGLADGIERLHAGGRSAFAAVGALHMVGAQGLPTLMAARGFTVTPVLTEAQAQMALPMPSLAAPEPPARKAVRGGKNVKGQKASKGQGQKAAAKGGAKPAAKAAAPKSGKPAPKATNSKVRR, from the coding sequence TTGCGGATACTCCGAGCCCTCGTCGCACCGCTGCGCCTGCTGTCGCGCGGCACCGACCGGCCGGCGCCCCAGCGCCTTCTTGCACGTCTGACCCGCCAGGCCCTGGCCGGTACCGGCGCTTGTTTTCTTGCGGTCGCGGCACATGCCGCCGCCTGCCCGCCCTCGGCCATCGCGAGCCTCGAGAAGCCCGGCATCGGCCTGCGCAACGGCGTCGATCGGGGCCTGCTGTGGCGCATCGAACGCGACGGCCGCACCTCGTGGCTCTACGGCACGATGCATCTGGGGCGCGGCGAATGGGTGCGACCCGGCCCCACGGTGCAGAAGGCGATGGCGCAGAGCGACACGCTCGCGCTGGAGCTCGACTCGCGCGACGAGGCCACGGTGCGCGCGCTGAGCCAGCCCGCCGACCCGGCCGCGGTGGCGCGCGTGCTCAGCGGCGAACGCGCCCGCCGGCTCGAGCGCCAGAACACCGAGGCCTGCGTGCCGCCGGGGTCGACCGCCAGGTTGCCGCCCATCCTGCAGGTCACGACGCTGACCGCGCTGGCAGCGCGCGCCGACGGCCTGTACGCGGAGTTCGGTGTCGACGAGACGCTGGCCGTCTCGGCACGCAACAGCAACAAGCCGATCGTCGCGCTCGAGAACGCGGCCGACCAGCTGCGCTGGCTCACCGGCGGCTCCGAAGCCGAAGAGGCCGAGCAGATCGACGCCATGCTCGACGAGCTGGAGTCGGGTCGGCTGCGCGGCCAGCTCAAGACGCTGGCCGACATCTGGGCGCGCAGCGACGCGGCCCGGCTGGCGCGGTACCCCGAGTGGTGCGAGTGCCTGAACACGCCGGCCGAGCAGCGCCTCATGAAGCGCCTGCTCGACGACCGCAACCCCGGCCTGGCCGACGGCATCGAGCGCCTGCATGCGGGCGGGCGCAGCGCGTTCGCCGCGGTCGGCGCGCTGCACATGGTCGGCGCACAAGGCCTGCCCACGCTGATGGCGGCGCGCGGCTTCACCGTGACGCCGGTGCTCACCGAGGCGCAGGCGCAGATGGCGCTGCCGATGCCGTCGCTCGCGGCGCCCGAGCCGCCGGCGCGCAAGGCGGTGCGCGGTGGCAAGAACGTCAAGGGACAGAAGGCGAGCAAGGGCCAGGGCCAGAAGGCTGCAGCGAAGGGCGGCGCCAAGCCGGCCGCGAAGGCCGCCGCGCCCAAGAGCGGCAAGCCCGCCCCCAAGGCCACCAACAGCAAAGTGCGCCGATAA
- a CDS encoding VOC family protein: MQSIFHLAIHVRDLDGARRFYGDVLGCAEGRSTDTWVDFDFFGHQLSLHLGEPFATTRTGRVGDAMVPMPHFGIVLALPDWQALAGRLEAAGTDFVLKPQVRFEGQPGEQWTMFFCDPFGNPIEVKGFRSLDTLYDK; the protein is encoded by the coding sequence ATGCAAAGCATCTTTCACCTTGCCATTCACGTGCGCGACCTCGACGGCGCGCGCCGCTTCTACGGCGACGTGCTCGGCTGCGCCGAAGGCCGCAGCACCGACACCTGGGTCGACTTCGACTTCTTCGGCCACCAGCTCTCGCTGCACCTCGGTGAACCCTTCGCGACCACCCGCACCGGTCGCGTCGGCGATGCGATGGTGCCCATGCCGCACTTCGGCATCGTGCTCGCGCTGCCCGACTGGCAGGCACTGGCCGGGCGCCTCGAGGCCGCCGGCACCGACTTCGTGCTGAAGCCGCAGGTGCGCTTCGAAGGCCAGCCGGGCGAGCAATGGACGATGTTCTTCTGCGACCCCTTCGGCAACCCGATCGAGGTCAAGGGCTTCCGTTCGCTCGACACCCTGTACGACAAGTGA
- a CDS encoding DUF2946 family protein: MHTLHPHSRLIARLGRWMLLWFVLSLGVAVASPVVHPQAMELVCSGAGTIKVVVHTEDGVQDMGATHMDCPLCVLTGAPPPPPVAAAFDAPLPLGRVLQPIPAARHAAATAAPLPARGPPPSA, encoded by the coding sequence ATGCACACGCTGCACCCCCACTCCCGCCTGATCGCCCGTCTCGGCCGGTGGATGCTGTTGTGGTTCGTGCTGTCGCTGGGCGTGGCGGTGGCGTCGCCGGTGGTGCATCCGCAGGCGATGGAGCTGGTGTGTTCCGGCGCCGGCACCATCAAGGTGGTGGTGCACACCGAAGACGGCGTGCAGGACATGGGCGCCACGCACATGGACTGCCCGCTGTGCGTGCTGACTGGCGCACCGCCCCCGCCACCCGTGGCGGCCGCGTTCGATGCGCCCCTGCCGCTGGGGCGCGTGCTTCAACCGATTCCCGCCGCGCGCCATGCCGCGGCCACGGCCGCACCGCTGCCGGCCCGTGGGCCCCCGCCTTCCGCCTGA
- a CDS encoding fumarylacetoacetate hydrolase family protein, with the protein MKLATLKDGSRDGQLVVVSRDLTLAHYATGIAHRLQQVLDDWGFMSPQLQDLYDALNQGRARHAFPFDPAQCMAPLPRAYQWADGSAYLNHVELVRQARNAEVPESFYTDPLMYQGGSDDFLGPVDDVIVPSEAMGIDFEAEIAVVTGDVKMGSTPDQALDGIRLVMLANDVSLRNLIPAELAKGFGFFQSKPATAFSPVAVTLDEIGAAWQDGRVHLALQSSWNGRKVGLCDAGPEMTFHFGQLIAHIAKTRNVRAGSIVGSGTVSNKGVEKNGRMEWPKGYSCIAEKRCIETIQDGAPATDFMKFGDTIRIEMKGLDGRSLFGAIDQEIVSTAGRPVEAPVSLVKAGEESAGD; encoded by the coding sequence ATGAAACTCGCCACCCTGAAGGACGGCTCGCGCGACGGCCAGTTGGTCGTCGTCTCGCGCGACCTCACGCTCGCCCACTACGCCACCGGCATCGCCCACCGGCTGCAGCAGGTGCTGGACGACTGGGGCTTCATGAGCCCGCAGCTGCAGGACCTGTACGACGCGCTCAACCAGGGCCGTGCGCGCCACGCCTTTCCCTTCGACCCCGCCCAGTGCATGGCGCCGCTGCCGCGCGCCTACCAGTGGGCCGACGGCTCGGCCTACCTGAACCACGTCGAGCTGGTGCGCCAGGCGCGCAACGCCGAAGTGCCCGAGAGCTTCTACACCGACCCGCTCATGTACCAGGGCGGCAGCGACGATTTCCTCGGCCCGGTCGACGACGTGATCGTGCCAAGCGAGGCGATGGGCATCGACTTCGAGGCCGAGATCGCCGTCGTCACCGGCGACGTGAAGATGGGTTCCACGCCCGACCAGGCCCTCGACGGCATCCGCCTCGTGATGCTGGCCAACGACGTGAGCCTGCGCAACCTCATTCCGGCCGAACTGGCCAAGGGCTTTGGCTTCTTCCAGAGCAAGCCCGCCACCGCCTTCAGCCCCGTGGCCGTCACGCTCGACGAGATCGGCGCCGCCTGGCAGGACGGGCGCGTGCACCTGGCGCTGCAAAGCAGCTGGAACGGCCGCAAGGTCGGCCTGTGCGACGCCGGCCCCGAGATGACCTTCCACTTCGGCCAGCTCATCGCCCACATCGCCAAGACCCGCAACGTGCGCGCCGGCAGCATCGTCGGCAGCGGCACCGTGAGCAACAAGGGCGTCGAGAAAAACGGCCGCATGGAATGGCCCAAGGGCTACTCGTGCATCGCCGAGAAGCGCTGCATCGAAACCATCCAGGACGGCGCGCCCGCCACCGACTTCATGAAGTTCGGCGACACGATTCGCATCGAGATGAAGGGGCTGGACGGGCGCTCGCTGTTCGGGGCGATCGATCAGGAGATCGTGTCGACGGCGGGGCGGCCGGTGGAGGCGCCTGTGTCGTTGGTGAAGGCGGGTGAGGAATCTGCAGGAGATTGA
- a CDS encoding DUF3108 domain-containing protein — translation MFGELVWLQDGSRYDGRLALKAVFFTLLNWHSTGKIGPSGLEPERYSESRKAEVASHFVRDQGQIVFSNNAPPVPLQPGAQDRMSVMMQLGGLLAASPGRYPAGTRISVQTVGVRDGDVWVFEVGDEEQLSLPAGEFTARKLTRTPRKEFDRKLELWLAPRYGYLPVRIRQTESNGDFADAQLRKPLPEAPAN, via the coding sequence GTGTTCGGCGAACTGGTCTGGCTGCAGGACGGCAGCCGCTACGACGGGCGCCTCGCGCTCAAGGCGGTGTTTTTCACGCTGCTGAACTGGCACAGCACCGGAAAGATCGGCCCCTCGGGCCTGGAGCCCGAGCGCTATTCGGAAAGCCGCAAGGCCGAGGTCGCCTCGCATTTCGTGCGCGACCAGGGCCAGATCGTCTTCAGCAACAACGCCCCGCCCGTGCCCCTGCAGCCGGGCGCGCAGGACCGCATGAGCGTCATGATGCAGTTGGGCGGCCTGCTGGCGGCCAGCCCGGGGCGGTACCCGGCCGGCACCCGGATCTCGGTACAGACGGTGGGCGTGCGCGACGGCGATGTGTGGGTCTTCGAGGTCGGCGACGAGGAGCAGCTCAGCCTTCCGGCCGGCGAATTCACCGCGCGCAAGCTCACCCGGACGCCGCGCAAGGAATTCGACCGGAAACTGGAACTCTGGCTGGCCCCGCGCTACGGTTATTTGCCTGTTCGCATCCGCCAAACCGAGTCAAACGGGGATTTTGCTGACGCCCAATTGCGTAAACCCCTGCCCGAAGCGCCCGCCAATTGA
- a CDS encoding toxin-antitoxin system YwqK family antitoxin, whose amino-acid sequence MIAWAALLGTPAVHAQQECELNGQRVSPADGNSTAGKTGLMRCKDRGSGELQREQQVQNGVFMGLVRFYEKGKLAREHTVNAKGNMQGRAREFAPGGQVLRDATYDDGQERGLVRSFYPGGQLRRATFYPDRGSERAMVEFTERGQMSMLRCAEAPVLAPVADDAKLCGFTGGPSTVDLFDARGILRSKLSYMAGKRVRTQEFYDNGKPSVIDETSGNRRVERSFSSEGVKRRETVWLLVGRSSIRQREQEFSDRGSLVRDQRWNASGEPVSDDSYHLNGQPRSKAVYSGAGSGRTVDVTEFYDSGQRAAQGRYLAPGRSRQVPVGTHQRFNETGELLAESSFDDKGRVTRERSWDENGELQRDDEVFEDGSRKAFTR is encoded by the coding sequence GTGATCGCATGGGCCGCGCTGCTGGGTACCCCGGCCGTCCACGCGCAGCAGGAGTGCGAGCTCAACGGCCAGCGCGTGAGCCCGGCCGATGGCAACAGCACCGCCGGAAAGACCGGCCTCATGCGCTGCAAGGACCGCGGCAGCGGCGAACTCCAGCGCGAGCAGCAGGTGCAGAACGGCGTCTTCATGGGCCTGGTGCGCTTCTACGAAAAGGGCAAGCTCGCGCGCGAGCACACCGTCAACGCCAAGGGCAACATGCAGGGCCGCGCGCGCGAGTTCGCACCCGGCGGCCAGGTGCTGCGCGACGCCACGTACGACGACGGCCAGGAGCGCGGCCTCGTGCGCAGCTTCTACCCCGGCGGCCAGCTGCGGCGCGCCACCTTTTACCCCGACCGCGGCAGCGAGCGCGCCATGGTCGAGTTCACCGAGCGCGGCCAGATGTCGATGCTGCGCTGCGCCGAGGCGCCCGTGCTGGCGCCGGTGGCCGACGATGCGAAGCTGTGCGGCTTCACGGGCGGGCCGTCGACCGTCGACCTGTTCGACGCGCGCGGCATCCTGCGCTCGAAGCTCTCGTACATGGCGGGCAAGCGCGTGCGCACGCAGGAGTTCTACGACAACGGCAAGCCGTCGGTGATCGACGAGACCAGCGGCAACCGGCGCGTGGAGCGCAGCTTTTCGTCAGAGGGCGTGAAGCGGCGCGAAACCGTGTGGCTGCTGGTCGGTCGTTCGTCGATCCGCCAGCGCGAGCAGGAGTTTTCCGACCGCGGGTCGCTGGTGCGCGACCAGCGCTGGAACGCCTCGGGCGAGCCCGTGAGCGACGACAGCTATCACCTCAACGGCCAGCCGCGCAGCAAGGCCGTCTACAGCGGCGCCGGCAGCGGGCGCACGGTCGACGTGACCGAGTTCTACGACAGCGGCCAGCGCGCCGCGCAGGGCCGCTACCTCGCGCCGGGACGCAGCCGGCAGGTGCCCGTGGGCACGCACCAGCGCTTCAATGAAACAGGCGAGTTGCTGGCCGAGTCGAGCTTCGACGACAAGGGCCGCGTGACGCGCGAACGCAGCTGGGACGAGAACGGCGAGCTGCAGCGCGACGACGAAGTCTTCGAAGACGGCTCCAGAAAGGCATTCACCCGCTGA
- a CDS encoding helix-turn-helix transcriptional regulator, with the protein MKRWRLHPAADAQLSAAVVGDVLAGIGTPHLAASCLAAMHRVMPVTFCTVFGVDATGRIETVSAASSYGNTAERTAERYVAQRFDLLDPHMAWLAARKLPKRAQLWMGHQHGDEVADPAYRAACYGDVGIRERSSVLLLRPSGQRVAVSFYRSLAQPEFGETDFTVIAAHATLLADAASAHGRSAAAVHEAAAPTLASRLLTLSLREREVIGHLMAGRTAKDTARALGVELSTVRTHQYRAFRRLGIRTQKELLRGGVVAAA; encoded by the coding sequence ATGAAACGCTGGCGCCTCCATCCCGCCGCCGACGCGCAGTTGTCGGCCGCCGTCGTCGGCGACGTGCTGGCGGGCATCGGCACGCCGCACCTGGCGGCCAGCTGCCTCGCGGCGATGCACCGCGTGATGCCCGTCACCTTCTGCACCGTGTTCGGCGTCGATGCCACCGGCCGCATCGAGACCGTCTCGGCCGCCAGCAGCTACGGGAACACGGCCGAGCGTACCGCCGAGCGCTACGTGGCGCAGCGCTTCGACCTGCTCGACCCCCACATGGCGTGGCTCGCCGCGCGCAAGCTGCCGAAACGCGCGCAGCTGTGGATGGGCCACCAGCACGGCGACGAGGTGGCCGACCCCGCCTACCGCGCCGCCTGCTACGGCGACGTGGGCATCCGCGAGCGCAGCTCGGTGCTGTTGCTGCGCCCGAGCGGCCAGCGCGTGGCGGTAAGCTTCTACCGCAGCCTGGCGCAGCCCGAGTTCGGCGAGACCGACTTCACCGTCATCGCCGCCCACGCCACGCTGCTGGCCGACGCCGCCAGCGCCCACGGCCGCAGCGCCGCGGCCGTGCACGAAGCGGCCGCGCCCACCCTCGCCTCGCGGCTGCTGACGCTGAGCCTGCGCGAACGCGAGGTGATCGGCCACCTGATGGCCGGGCGCACCGCAAAGGACACGGCGCGCGCGCTCGGGGTGGAACTGAGCACGGTGCGCACGCATCAGTACCGGGCGTTCCGGCGGTTGGGGATACGGACGCAGAAGGAGCTGTTGAGGGGCGGCGTGGTGGCTGCCGCCTGA